The genomic interval CAACAATATGGATGCAATTGGAAAACtagaaaagaaagacaatggTAGAAAGAAGCAACAAAGTAAGGTAAGAGAATGTGTTAAAGGAAGTAATGGACGGATGAGAAAATAagggacaaaaacaaagagaaaaaggagagacaaagaCCTGAAGGTAAATAAGACgaaagacagaaaactgtaTGTGGCCCCACCATATGTCCAAACATAAATCTGTGTCAGTAGCACTTCCTGAAGTATTAAGCCAGTTTCCGTCTTTTGGattatgtgtatgtgagcaCACCTAATATACTGGAGTATGTTCGACTTTATCCCATTTGGGATTTACTCAGTACTTACTTAGTAGTAATCCCATTTCTTCTAATCCAaacctccccacacacacacaccccgtccaacatgctctcacacacacataaatacacacatgtagCCTTTATACTCTCATTTAGACCAGCAGCCATTCATGTTGTTGGATTACTGCTGTCGATGTTTCGGATTCACACTCATAAAACGCCATGGACCCATCTCCCTCAAGACTACACCCAGTGATACCTGGGTAAGTACGCTCTGTGTGATGTAGTAAATACTCTGTAATGGAGAGCTAAGGGCTCTTCTTGTTGTCTGTGAGGCAGCAGAGGTTCAGTGCACAGGGAGGTGTTTATCAATATGTCTAATAGAttttggtttgtctgttttcttaGATTTTTAATATTAGTAACATAAACTGCTGGATTACTAGAAGACTATGTAATATTAACTGATTACTTGCCATTGTCTAAGCATTCCTTTATCTGCTACATGCAGTTTTATGGAAAACAACAGGCAATTTATTACAGTTAATTGACTGTCATTTGAATAGTGTCATCCTCATTGTAGTCATAATTAGCAGTTAACTGGGAAGTCTATGAGGTGTATATCCTAATGTCATAATTAGactgttgtttcttctttccAAGCATGCTTTTCAGTAATTAGCCAAAATTCACCAGGGCTGGGGATGGAATTTGAGGTCTCAAAGCTGGTCTCTAgagcagtttttttaaaaagtacagtCTAGTCTGAAGATGACAAATACACACCAGAGAGTTAGCTAAGGTGTTAAGCTATCCCTGGGGGTATTAGCATGAGCTCAGCTACTTTCCTGCTTTCAGACACACCCACATCCTCATGGCTGTCTGAACAGGATGAGATCAGATTCTATGTGGTTCCCAGCTGAGATGGCcacaacaaaattaaacatAGGTTGGAATTATAttagttaaaaaacaaatcattattCAGTAATTACTGCCTCAGGATACAGACATTAATTCCCATGCTGTTCTAACCATTATTCACTTCCATTTTGCAAGtaacctggaggaggagaggaagaggcaaTAAAGAAGTAGACAAGAAGATGAAATTAAAACAGCATCATATATGAGATGTGGCTTTATGAGGTTGTAATTATGCACAGTGATGCCTTGAGATAAATGTGAATCAGCGTGGTAACATGCGGATATTTAGCTGCTGCAGAATTTATCATCATTTAGTTGAGtgaattagcatgctaacatttccAACCAAAATTACCATAAAGGTCACTTGTTCCTACACTCAATGGCAGGTGCATTGGAGTTTATtcatcatggtaacaataataagCACAGGGTTAAGATCATGGAACAGTCTCAGTTTGGTTAAGTTAGGCATAGAAAATACTTGGTAAGATTTAGGATAAGATTGTGGTCTGGGTTAAAATTGGTTGTTGAACATggatactgtatattttaactGAATTTCGAGGCTAATCCGTTCAGTAATGCAATCAAGGCATTTGACTAAAAGCCAGAACTCTCATGGTAGAGGAGAGATAAAAGGATCACTAGAATTATTAGGGTTCATCCTCTtaggaccatgaatgtctcaACAGCAATTTCATGGTAAACTATTGAACAGGTTTTGCAAACCAACCAATGTGATAGATAGATCAACCTGACCAAAAGAGCAAAATTCAGTGGTCCATCTTCTCAAATGTTAGGatttggtgttttattttttggtgttttattttctgttttattgcatTATGAACTGAACGTCTGAGTTTTCTtttgttggttggacaaaacaagcaaactgaGGACATCATCTTGGACTCTGGGAAACTGTACTCTTGCATTTCAAAGACTAAAATATGAATCAGTTAATCATAAAAGTAACTTACAGATGAATCGATAAATTCAATTCAAGAACAATAGATTTGGAAAAGTGTATATTTCTTTGAACAGATCGGTGTAGTGAAAGTTGTTGCTTCATCTTACCTGTGGTTCCtatcacagcagacatttgatgtgtcacagcagagaaagcacaggtgtaactaatgaGATTAACGGTGACCCCATTCCAGTAAGGTGTGCCAGTGTGAGGGGCTCTGGCACCCGGCATGCCCGACTGGAACGCAGCTGACAATTTATGtaattagttacacctgtgtttgacaagcccaaatgtcagctgtgagaAAAAGGTCTTTTATCTCAGCTTGTTGGGTGTCATGTAGCTCATTTCCTGTAGTGGCTGCAGCTAATCATCTATGAAAGGAGACTTTAGTGAGCAAGCACCGACTGTCTGCTGCCATCTGCTATCGCCAGCCATAGTTTTCTGGGTCATGAGCGaaaggaggaaatggaggagagaAGCAGCTTTGGGATACACGCAAGACATTAAATACTGATGATGTCCTCCCAATAAATAGCTCCAAATATAGAGTTTTTTCAGtcagattaaataaacataaagcTTTATGTTTCTCTTGGTGTTCATAgtctcttgtttctctgttatTGCTTTGTTTATTTGAGGCAAACTTCGCCAGATGGTCGATGGATGTTGTTTCAAAAGCCAAAAGGCAAAATATCATCCAGTCTTTGAGGAATAGTTCTCATCTCTGCATTTGATTTTTGGTATTTTATCACCTTGAAGAttgtaattttagtttttttcaacacttaaatgaagggaaaaacaaattaaaatcttGTACGTGctcactttaaaacaaaaccgtttttaaatttaatatctGATGGTTCATTGTCAGTCAGCAGGTGTGGTATTATGTTAAGTTTTCTGTCCCCTCCTCAGGTCGTCCTGCAGAATCTGTTGATGTGCATGGTGTGCTTCTACTCTCTCTACTACATCGTGGTCAGTCTTTGCATTGGACTgctcaggtacacacacacacacacctactggGAGTATGTCCAGTGATGTTGCTCCTGTTTATTGTTTGTGCACATCTTTTTCATCTTATTGTTTCTCCAGGGTCCATGAGATCAACAGCTTGTTGGCTCCATTCGACTACACAACACAACCATCATGGCACAACCCCAAATACCTGGGTGAGTATATGCTATAGAGTAAAAACCTGTACTGTATGATATGAcagttaaaagtaaaagtaaaccTACAGACAGAATAGAAGCAAAACTGCAACTTTAACATGTcgtttccttctcttccttctcttctctctttccagtTGGGTGTAATTTCCACAGAAGTGACCTATGTTTTAGGAGGGCTGGTGTTCGCCTGGATTGTAGAGGAGTGGGTCTGGGATTATGCCATAACTGTCACATTGCTGCATGTCGCGATGACTGtagcaggtaaacacacacacacacacacacacacacacacacacacacacacacacagtggatcAATAGAGCGGAACAGCTGATAGGATTGGAGGCCTGGTTATGTAACTGGATGTAGTTCAAAgtctacagacacacacaatggcaGTAGACATTTAGATGTCTATCACCAAAGTGAATTGAAATGATACAAACGCTATGATCATTTTCAAAAATTTACATTAAGAAAGCCCGAACATGGTCTTTTTTGAACATCTTTCACTCTTAACTAAAGTGTATGGATATGTGTGGGTCTGTTCCATGACTTCTATGgaaagtacagtacagtttgggcttttaaaaaaaaaccaacacatttttacgcacattttttgtgttgtatgtttGCAGTGATGTCAGACTTCCCTTCAGCTGAGCACTGGTGGATAGCTCTGGGTAAGTTttgtatttcttctctttcatctttctgtCTGCCCCCTCATGTATATTCTTATCTGTCTCCAATCCCATTTCCAGAGTGGGAAATCTCCACTCTCTATTTTTCTCCattgcctctctgcctctccaagATATTACTTTTTCCTGTTCCCAGGTTTATTATAACTGACTTCCCACATGCCTTCAGATTCAGGCTTCTTGGGGATAGCTGCTGCTGGACTCCTAGCCTTCCTTTGATTGATCcctttttctcatttatgtaatctctctctctgcaggttcaGGCCTGGTGATGATGATATTTGGGGGACAGTTCCTGGCCTATAAACTCTTCAGAACCAACTTTGTCTATCCAACTGAACTGCAGAACTTCTAATGGACACAAAtgtgtaaagtttttttttactggtttACTAGTTAGTCTCAGATGCCTGATCCACATTCCATTGAGTTCACTTTGCATCGATTGTACTGCTAGGTTCATGTTATCCTACGTCTATCCAAGACACACTTTGACTACTAGATACTTGTTCATTATCAGCCACCACCATTATCTATTGTCAGATATCTCATATCCTtcatttaacagtgtttttttttgtttttttaacatattcTGTACAGTTtcaaatattgttttgtacttttctttACAATCTTCatactgtaaacaaaatgtattaGCAGAAATGATGCCTGTAGCATTCAGTAAAAGCCTGGATTATACAGCTGGAAAATACGTACTACTAGCAGATCTACTAGCTGATATTTTCCAGCTGTAATGTCAGTATAATATGTAGAATGTGTTAAATATCAGTTTGTAGAGTCTATAGTGTAGCAGTCCAATACGCAATGAGAAATGCAAACAAATTTAAATTCATTGTAGCTTGATTTCCTCATACTAGTCTGAGTGGATTCTGTTTGATTTCATGTTTATGTGTTATGAAAAGTTCACACCAACACCACAAATGGTGATTTTAATGCTGGATGTATATATTAGTTAAAATCTGTTGGATTTACATTAAACACTTAATGCAAAAGGATTGTTACTGTGtgttcatatctgtgtgtgcgtaCATTCACGCAAGTGCCAGCGTGTTGAATCCTTGATTCAATTTAAAAGGACTCATCAGACACTAGAGAAACTTCATTTTACATCAAATCAGACATTTAAACATCTCCCAAAAAAAAGGATATAGATATCCACAGTTACAGAtgtatgaaagagaaaatggtttATCTGTATATTGTATAACTAAAAAGAGTAACAGGTTGGGGGAAGTCCTGTAGTAGTGAAGTGGGCACAAGTTTTTGACCTCTGGCCTGCCCACAGTCGACTCTCATTTGACATCACGGTTCCCTGATTCTCAATTAAGTGACTTCAACCTGAGCGCCAAAACAAAGAGGGCGACTGCAGCGTCTGTGTGGATTATCCGCGATATACTAAACATCTCTAAAAGCAGCAGTAACTTCAAGAACCGGTGAAATGTCTGGAAACGGGTTAACATCCAGTATCCGGAGGTTAATAAGCACCGAGGAGCGGCTGCCGGACTAGCAACCCGgtaagctaacaagctaaagTGGCTCCTCACAGCTAGCTGgtaaaatgctaatgctaatgtttatGCTGAAATTGGAATTCAGATACCAAAGTTTCATAGCGTAGGAGAGCCAGCTGTGACTCTAGGAAAGACATTAAGCTTCTACACTATTTGTTTCCATATTAAGGGAAAATGCCTGCCATTTCAAAAACAGATTCAGTCAGTAAAATTAATTTTGTATCAGCATCTTAACGACAGAGAAATTAGCCTTGGCGTCAGTGTGAAATGCGATATTGTTAGTTAAGGATGTAGAGCTAAATTTAGAGAAAGCCTATATGTTGCTCCTCAGTCAATCATCCTGTTCATACAGCTCAGCGAGTTTTAGTACAAGAACATTAGGTCATCAGGTCTTATGAAGGTGCTTAGGTGTAGTATGTGTACCAGGTAAACATTGGAAAGTTAAATTCTGTCATAATAACTCAATAATTGAGGAAAACAAATCACcaacaaaagcaaaatcaaCGAAGAGCTGACAAAGAAATAAGAAGGCTCCAACTGATAACTAATGTGGTGGTTAATGCTTATAGGTTTAAGTCCAGCTTTACTCATGATGATGTTTATAGACATTTCagggcttttattttctgttgtagaGTCCGTTTGAACAGCTCCGCCAGCAGATGAATGACATCTTGGGTGATGGAGGGATCCTGAAAGAGGTGGTCCATCCTGGAGAGGGTCCACCTGTACCCCAAAATGCTTCAGTATTGAGTATTTACAAGTGCAATTTTGTTCTATAATCTCCTGGCACAGTTATTATTTcccagatgtttttgttttgccattatctctcttatttattttttttctttgacagtcCATTATTCTGGCTTCCTGGAATACTCAGACCACCCTTTTGAAACCACTGTAAACTTCAAATACCCCCAGATGATGAAATTAGGGAGAGGTCAGAAATTTTTTGTCCAGGTTCAAATAAATTTACCAGTTAACCAATAAAAATCGTGGCCCTTGAAAGAACTTATTTCTTTGATTgaaaaatctacatttttttaattatcattcAAACAGATGTGACGCTGGTTGGACTGGAGCTGGGTCTGCTGACCATGCAGAAGGGAGAGTTCTCTCGTTTCCTCTTCCAGCCCCAGTATGCGTATGGGGACATGGGTTGTCCTCCATTCAttccctcctctgctgtggTTCTGTATGAGGTCCAGATCCTCGATTTCCTCGACTCGGGACAAGTGGACGACTTTGTCGCACTGAGTCCGGTAGGGAGGCTGCAGGTGCCCTCTTGTATCTTGCtaagatatgttttttttttttttcaattgaaAACTAAGGAATCTTGCTTTCTTTGCCTCCAGAAACAAGTCACACCTTGAACTGTATCTGTTTTAACACATGCTTAATAGCCCATAatccattacattttttatactgCAGTGCATTTGTAATGGCCAAAATAAGTTAGACTGCAAATCAAACTGACTttgatgtatttctgtttgtactGTTACTTCACATTGCTTTACATCTTGGCTGTCTTCAGGAGGAGCAGAACACTGTTCCTCTGTCCACACTTCTTGAAGTTGTCAACACACTGCGCAGTTTTGGCAACCGCTGCTTTAACCAGAGCCGCTATGACAACGCCAAAGATCGCTATAAACAGGTAAATCTTGATGtgtgttaaagttaaaaaaaccaaacaatttATTGCTTTTTATCTTTGATTACCTTCCATTTTACTAGCTAACAAGGTATCATGCTTCTGTTCTTGTTCTGTGTACTGTTGGGgatgaatgtgttttgtgttggcTTCTCTGCTTGGCAAACAGGCGATGATGCTGCTGGGGAGCAGGGAAACACAGAGCGACGCAGAGAAAGAGGGGATCAAGAAAGCCCTGCTTCCTCTCTATCTGAACCTTTCTCTCACTGAGCTCCGTCTAGACAGCCCGCGCAAAGCCCTCAAATATGGCAACAAAGCCTTGGAGATAGACTCAGGCAACACAAAGGCTCTGTTTCGCTGCGGACAGGTTGGTCGgggcttttgtttgttttccaaaccATTGGATAAAAATCCTCAGAGGCTCTGAAGTGCTCCAGattctgcatttttctttgaCGCTGGCCACAgggcatttttcatttcattgtgtttgttatgATGAAGGAAGAATTGCCAATGACAACAAAACTTTTAATTAAGGCAGCTCACACACTGATCCTCTTCGGACTGAAATGTCATATTCTGAATCTGCTTCCGTTCATAATTTCTATCAGCCACCTGTTcgttttaatttcatttggtTTTAGATGTAACTGCATTTCGGGGGCAACCTTCTCCTCCGTGTCTGCTCATACTGTAAATAAGGATGAGTGCTGATTATTCAGACTGATGTCACCTCTGTCAGGCGTACCTGGACCTGCATGAGTACGAGAGTGCCCAGGATTGCCTCATAACCGCTCAAGCGAAGAGGCCTTTTGACAGTGACATTAACAACCTCCTGAGGAAAGTGGCAATGTAAGATCGACATTCATTACATGATTCAGAATGAATACCATTGTCAGGCCAGTCTGATCTAGTGCTTTTCTTTGCAgccatatatatatagaacctgatttctcattttaaaacgTTTCATGTTCAATGCATATAAAGCTGCATATTACTAATAGAATGACGCATAATTAGatgtatatttaatttaattatttaatgtaTAGATTTGTCTTTGATATAGGGGCTCTGATCTTTATGTATTCTGAGTGTGTGGTATATCTAATGCTAGCTTTAGCCACAATCTAACAAGCTGTATGTAAATCATTGGAATTTTCTAGGTGCTATAAAGACAGCTtggacaaacagaaagacatgTACTCAAAGATGTTTCGAGGCTTGAGGGGCCCAGTGAAGATGTAAAGATGTGaagatgtgaagaaaaaagGTAAGAAATCCTGTTCACTAACAAATAAACCCAGTATCATACATCATCTTTTAAGAGAGACTGACCTGTTTAATAAAGTCGTTGTGTGTTGCAGATGGCAGAAAAAAGAGCGAGCTTCAAGGTTtaacatcacattttctctccagtACTGATCATTCGAAAAGAGTTACAccctttgtgttttctgcttaTGTTGTGAAGGTAATAATATTGTAGAGATGTATTGTTAATTTCCTTTAAAATAATTAGTTACTTATAATTCTTATTAACAAGGGTTTGTTAATAATGTGGCTgaacagttgtttttctgtttgaagaTTTGCTTTACAGGATTTGTTTTCACCTCAAATGAATATGATTATTATGGCTGGAATGGCAGTCACCAATCTTGAGTGGCTGCTTTTTCTAGAGTTGCCACCTCTCTTTAAATTCTCTTCTTAAAAACTGTTTGTACTGGAGTATTAAACGTTTTCTGACTCTCTTACTCTTGAGGTGATACtaataaaaaatcaaacactgttTCACTTCTAAGATGTCTTGTCTTTGGTGTAGATGAATTGTAGACttgatgtctttttaaaaaatgtcatttgagTTGAGCTTCAGGATCAAACGTATGGTGCTGAGCTGTCTGTTCTCCTTAATTGTGACATAAGGCTACTCTTACATTTAGAAGATGATTGACGTCATTAATGCGCCTTTTATAAGGGCTGCGGGTATAAAATAATTTGTGCTCAATACGAGAAGTGTCTTTATTTATAGGTGAGAATATAAATTGCTGACTGACTGTATGTTGTTGGTCAGAACAGTTCAGACAGCAGTCGTTTAATCTGATTAGCAGCAGATGGGACGAGAGGCTGAGAAGGATGTGCAATACATTAGTAAAGTAAAGCTGTGAGGGCTGAGAGGGAGTGCTGCTAGGGAATGTAATGTAGTTGTGTGAACCAACAGACACTAGGGGGCAAATGTAAGCAGTCTGTCTCCATACTGTGTTCTACTCCCTCACTGAATGATGTGAAGAATGTGGCTACAACATAAGAAATCAGAGTGCATGAAATATTAGATATTGCACAACTGAGATAAATGTGgtattaaaatatgaaatttaTAACATCTTTCCAATatgaattatttgttttatgatATTCTAAATTTGGCAGAGCTCACTATTATATTTTTACTGATCCATTATCAGCTGTCTCCCAGGCAACTGCTCTGCTGTCCTCTATTCCTCACCTTTAGCACACACGCCAGAACAAGCTGCCATATTATGTGACTTCTGCTACAAGGTGTAAAGGTGGTCAGCAGGAGGAGGCCATGATGGGAATACAGCAAAGCAgtaatgaagagagagaggtaaaaaaATAGGGAGGATAGAGGTCTAGAGTAGTGGTGAAGGACGAGAGGAGGGGAAGGTGGGATGACGGGATCAGAGGTAGGGAGGGGCAGATGGAGGAGCAGAAAAATCTGATTGACCTCTGGTTAATCCACTCgccacagtgtgtgagtgtttaccATCATCTCGCAGCACATGGCCATAGGGTCATGCTctgtgaaagacagacagatacaatGGTCTCCAGACTCACCTACTACCTTCATCTCAGGTAAGGAGAACGTGAATGAGAGAAATACTGTGTGCTTGagtgctggtgtgtttgtgtgtgtgtataatgctTTTTATTCTTGTGTAGTCTACATGTTGTTTTGACTCCTCTCCTTGACCCACTTGTGTTGATGCTGATATGGCAGTTGCTTCACAGTCAGGTGCCATCGACTCAATATTTGAACATTAAATTGTCATAAGAATTTAGAAAGATTCCCAAGAATGttcttgcttgttttgttggatttttttggCCTGTGGTTTGGTCTTTCAGCCAGAGAACTGCACCATCATTTGTCGACTAACTTGGGACAGTCAAGGACTCATCTGCTGTTTGGCCTTAAAAACcttagtgtttgttttggacTGTATGTGCATGAGGAAGATAACCCAAAATCTgggagagtgtgagagtgtAAACATGGACGAATATTCCTCCATGTTTCACCTAATAAGGATGTGAACTCCCTCAAACACTTTTAACTTCATAATGTTGCCTCATTTTCTAATCTAATACgcacagagccaaaacaacaaataaaatattgaatgCTGTAGCATGTAGCAGCTTATGGATAAATTCATTCTAATAAAATATACTGCAAATGATGGCATCTGATCTTAATTTATGGAAACTCTTTCCTAAAGTTATCAGTCAGTGCACTTCACTAGCAGTAGGGGGCGCCATCACCTATCAAACTTTGCCCTGCGGTTTCAGCCAATCCCTGTGCAGTGCTGTATCTGTGATCCGGCCCCTGTCCtgcctctctgacacacacagacaagttGTAGAGAAAGGAGAGAACAAGAGGGAGAcggagggaaggaaggaggagagtcTGATGTCAGAATGAGTCGGCGACATAACAGCCCAGCGATGGAAAGAACAGGCAGATAGATCCACTACAGACAGATCCACAGGTGGTCGGGTAGAGCGCCTGTCCGCCGGTGTTTGGATGTCAGCTGAGAGTaaagcaggaggaagaagaagaagagaagaaggaggagaaacatgagtcggcagcagcagcagacccaGGGAGTGGTTTTAACGGGTTACCACAGCAACGCGGAACTGTTACCGAAAACTGGCCTGTGTGCTCCCAGCAGCTGTCCCTCAGCCCAGGACCACGAGTCCACCGTGCCCAGGTGGGACATGCGAGTGTGTGCAGGTGTAGCTTTAGGCTAATACACCATGTAAAATCGAGggcagtgtgtgtacatgtgtatgtgtgtgagagagcaaaGGTCACAATGATTCTgttattttcctcatt from Lates calcarifer isolate ASB-BC8 linkage group LG7_1, TLL_Latcal_v3, whole genome shotgun sequence carries:
- the tmem244 gene encoding transmembrane protein 244 — encoded protein: MLLDYCCRCFGFTLIKRHGPISLKTTPSDTWVVLQNLLMCMVCFYSLYYIVVSLCIGLLRVHEINSLLAPFDYTTQPSWHNPKYLVGVISTEVTYVLGGLVFAWIVEEWVWDYAITVTLLHVAMTVAVMSDFPSAEHWWIALGSGLVMMIFGGQFLAYKLFRTNFVYPTELQNF
- the fkbp6 gene encoding inactive peptidyl-prolyl cis-trans isomerase FKBP6, coding for MKSPFEQLRQQMNDILGDGGILKEVVHPGEGPPVPQNASVLIHYSGFLEYSDHPFETTVNFKYPQMMKLGRDVTLVGLELGLLTMQKGEFSRFLFQPQYAYGDMGCPPFIPSSAVVLYEVQILDFLDSGQVDDFVALSPEEQNTVPLSTLLEVVNTLRSFGNRCFNQSRYDNAKDRYKQAMMLLGSRETQSDAEKEGIKKALLPLYLNLSLTELRLDSPRKALKYGNKALEIDSGNTKALFRCGQAYLDLHEYESAQDCLITAQAKRPFDSDINNLLRKVAMCYKDSLDKQKDMYSKMFRGLRGPVKM